In the genome of Candidatus Cloacimonadota bacterium, the window AAAATTCTACAAATTTTGAGTGTCTCGCTTTTTGAAAAAGTGCCTATTTTGCAACTACTTACAAAATCGGATTACAGAAAAACTACACCCTCCGATTCTAAACAATTGGTATTGTTTAACTTATAACAGGACAGTAGTGGCATAAAATATTAAATTAATTGACGAATGGCATGTAAGATGCATTGTGTATTATAGAGGAAAAAATGGTCAGAAAAATATTGATTGTTGAAGATGAGCGTATAATTGCCGAAGACATTAAGAAAAGCCTGGTAAATTATCAATATGAGGTTGTTAGTATTGTGTCGAATGGTAACGCTGCAATAGCTGCCGCAAAAGAGAAACAGCCTGATATGATCCTCATGGACATAAAGATAGAGGGTGATATAGATGGAATTGAAACAGCTAAGATAATCAAAAAAGAATTTCAGATACCAATTGTTTATCTTACAGCAAATGCCGATGAAGCAACATTGGAAAGAGCAAAAGATACACAACCATATGGTTATATAGTAAAACCTTTTGAAGAGATCGATCTCAATGCAACACTGCAAATAGCTTTTTCCAAGCATCATTCAGATTTAGATTTGATACGATCCGAAAAAAGATTCAAGAAACTTATCGAAGAAAACACAGATGGAATTGCTGTGATCGATAAAGATAAAAAGATTTTATTTGTGAACCAGGCATTCGAAGAAATATTCTGCAAAACCAGAGAAGAATTGATCAATTCCAAGTTTGAGCACGACATAGATAAAAACAGATTTGAGCTGGAAATCGATTGTGAGGATCAGAATAAAATATTAGATGTAAGTGTTGTGGAAATTCATTGGGAAAACGAAATTGCAAAATTAACTACTCTACGCGATATTACGGAAAGAAAAAAAGCTCAACTGGAAGTGGAAAAAAGTGCCCAGAAACTACAAAAATTATTAGAGGATTTGGTGAATGGTCTTGTTTCGGCTATCGAAATGCGAGATCCATATACCGCTGGACATCAAAGAAAAGTAGCTGAACTGGCATGTGCGATCGGACGTAAAATGAATCTGTCTGAAGATCGGGTAAACGGCCTTAGAATAGCATCTCTGGTTCATGATATTGGCAAGATCCAAATTCCGGCAGAAATCTTGAGTAAACCAGGAAAATTGAGTGATGTTGAGTATGAAATTATGAAATCTCATGCCCAGGCAGGCTATGAAATTTTGAAAGGTATAGATTTTCCCTGGCCCATTGCACAAACGGTTTTGCAGCATCATGTAAGGATGGAAGGTATTTCATATCCGGACAACATAGAATATGATGAGATAATTTTAGAATCCAAGATTCTTTCTGTGGCAGATGTTGTGGAAGCGATGTCTTCACATCGACCATATCGACCTGCTC includes:
- a CDS encoding response regulator, coding for MVRKILIVEDERIIAEDIKKSLVNYQYEVVSIVSNGNAAIAAAKEKQPDMILMDIKIEGDIDGIETAKIIKKEFQIPIVYLTANADEATLERAKDTQPYGYIVKPFEEIDLNATLQIAFSKHHSDLDLIRSEKRFKKLIEENTDGIAVIDKDKKILFVNQAFEEIFCKTREELINSKFEHDIDKNRFELEIDCEDQNKILDVSVVEIHWENEIAKLTTLRDITERKKAQLEVEKSAQKLQKLLEDLVNGLVSAIEMRDPYTAGHQRKVAELACAIGRKMNLSEDRVNGLRIASLVHDIGKIQIPAEILSKPGKLSDVEYEIMKSHAQAGYEILKGIDFPWPIAQTVLQHHVRMEGISYPDNIEYDEIILESKILSVADVVEAMSSHRPYRPARKIEDVLDEIRDNRGSKYDAEVVDACIKVFKEDNFSFSSL